A window of Methanobacteriaceae archaeon contains these coding sequences:
- a CDS encoding CDGSH iron-sulfur domain-containing protein, with amino-acid sequence MGKNNTLKNRMKIKIVKNGPYIVSGAVPLYEKIIVTDEAGHTKDLVDEKKFEVRDTYTLCRCGESNDKPYCDGTHNNIDFDGTESASRKPYIEKAEIFEGPELRLTDAHEFCDHSRFCLRSGGIRNLIKKSDEKEAKQTAIEEAMICPSGRLVLWDKKTGKPFEKEFEPSIVLIHDEQKRCQGPIWVRGGIPIESADGTLYETRNRVTLCRCGKSENKPYCDGSHWMTSEQKLKFRKKWGLDDK; translated from the coding sequence ATGGGGAAAAATAATACTTTAAAAAATAGAATGAAGATTAAAATAGTTAAAAACGGACCGTACATTGTTTCAGGTGCTGTACCTCTATATGAAAAGATAATAGTCACTGATGAGGCAGGTCACACCAAAGATTTAGTTGATGAAAAGAAATTTGAGGTCAGGGACACTTATACTCTCTGCAGATGCGGAGAATCGAATGACAAACCATACTGTGACGGTACACATAACAATATAGATTTTGATGGTACTGAAAGTGCTAGTAGAAAACCATACATTGAAAAAGCAGAGATATTTGAAGGTCCTGAGCTGCGCTTAACTGATGCCCATGAATTCTGTGATCACTCCAGATTCTGTCTCAGATCCGGAGGTATAAGGAACTTAATCAAAAAATCCGATGAAAAAGAGGCAAAACAAACCGCCATTGAAGAGGCCATGATATGTCCCTCGGGCAGACTGGTATTGTGGGATAAAAAAACGGGCAAACCATTTGAAAAAGAATTTGAACCCTCTATTGTCCTGATTCATGATGAACAGAAGAGATGTCAGGGTCCCATATGGGTGAGGGGAGGAATACCCATCGAATCAGCGGATGGCACACTTTATGAAACTCGTAACCGGGTTACACTCTGCCGTTGTGGGAAATCCGAGAATAAACCCTACTGTGATGGAAGTCATTGGATGACCTCAGAGCAGAAATTAAAATTCAGGAAAAAATGGGGCTTGGATGATAAATAA
- a CDS encoding SAM-dependent methyltransferase: MLEMAEVDSRDLVYDLGSGDGRIVIEAAARYQALGIGVEADPLRVFWSNIKIRKRKLGQQVKIIWGNIFDQNLSHATVVVVFLWGRTNEKLKDKLQEELRPGTRIVSYVWKFNGWKPVKVDEKERLYLYIMGESDRLT; the protein is encoded by the coding sequence ATGCTGGAAATGGCAGAAGTTGATTCTAGAGATTTAGTCTACGATCTGGGTTCTGGTGATGGTAGGATTGTTATTGAAGCCGCAGCGAGATACCAGGCTTTGGGAATTGGAGTTGAAGCCGATCCCTTACGTGTATTCTGGTCAAATATTAAAATCAGAAAGCGCAAACTGGGGCAGCAGGTGAAAATCATCTGGGGAAACATTTTTGACCAGAATCTTAGCCATGCCACAGTGGTGGTGGTATTCCTTTGGGGTAGAACCAATGAAAAATTAAAAGATAAACTTCAAGAAGAACTTCGTCCCGGAACCCGAATTGTATCGTATGTATGGAAGTTTAATGGATGGAAACCTGTAAAAGTCGATGAAAAAGAACGATTATATTTGTATATTATGGGTGAAAGTGATAGATTAACTTGA
- a CDS encoding non-heme iron oxygenase ferredoxin subunit — translation MELMEICKTNDLNEGEMKKVIAGDMDVLIARIKGEFFAVENKCPHMGGDLSKGTLEGSVITCPLHHSQFDLTTGQVILWTDFTGLKASISKLFKSPRPLKTYQVIIEGDQVLLKI, via the coding sequence ATGGAATTAATGGAAATATGCAAAACCAATGATTTGAATGAGGGGGAAATGAAAAAAGTTATTGCCGGTGACATGGATGTATTAATCGCAAGGATCAAGGGAGAATTTTTCGCTGTTGAAAATAAATGCCCTCATATGGGTGGTGATCTTTCAAAGGGAACTTTAGAGGGGAGTGTAATCACATGTCCCTTACACCACAGCCAGTTTGATCTGACTACGGGTCAGGTTATACTCTGGACAGATTTTACAGGATTAAAAGCAAGTATTTCCAAATTGTTTAAATCTCCCAGACCACTAAAAACATACCAAGTGATTATAGAAGGTGACCAGGTTCTTCTAAAAATTTAA
- a CDS encoding UbiA family prenyltransferase, producing MNPYIEILRPGNAIMAVIAILLMAIISGKFTLEALMAAAVVFLVTGAGNVINDYFDHKIDAINKPQRPIPSGRISLKNALIYSISLFIIGILTAFLINWLLGIIALLSSLLMIHYARDLKKKCLIGNLTISFLTGLCFVFGGIAVNQIMVSIYLGFYAFLMTMAREIVKDMEDLEGDKEEGATTLPIVYGKRISSVIAAFFMVLASVTSPLLYFMGVFNILYLIILIVAILIFLSGAVAILKDQSIETTRKISKRIKIGMGIVFLGFALGSPLTASLIRL from the coding sequence ATGAACCCCTATATTGAAATATTAAGGCCTGGAAACGCCATAATGGCAGTTATTGCCATTCTATTAATGGCAATCATAAGTGGTAAATTCACATTAGAAGCATTAATGGCTGCAGCTGTGGTTTTTTTAGTTACAGGAGCCGGTAACGTTATCAATGATTATTTTGATCACAAAATCGATGCCATTAACAAACCCCAGCGTCCCATTCCCTCTGGACGTATTTCCCTCAAGAATGCCCTGATTTATTCAATTTCACTATTTATCATAGGAATACTCACTGCTTTTTTAATTAACTGGCTGCTGGGGATTATTGCACTTTTAAGCTCTCTGTTAATGATCCATTATGCTCGAGACTTGAAAAAAAAGTGTTTAATTGGTAACCTGACTATATCATTCTTAACAGGATTATGCTTTGTTTTTGGAGGCATAGCAGTCAATCAGATAATGGTTTCTATATATTTAGGGTTCTATGCCTTTTTAATGACCATGGCCCGGGAAATCGTCAAGGACATGGAAGACTTGGAAGGTGATAAAGAGGAAGGTGCAACCACTCTACCCATAGTATATGGAAAAAGGATATCTTCTGTTATCGCTGCATTTTTCATGGTATTAGCCAGCGTTACCAGCCCATTACTCTACTTTATGGGGGTATTTAACATATTATATCTTATTATCCTTATAGTTGCAATACTTATTTTCCTGTCTGGTGCTGTTGCAATATTGAAAGATCAATCCATAGAAACAACTCGTAAAATATCGAAAAGGATTAAGATAGGAATGGGAATTGTTTTCCTAGGATTTGCTTTAGGTTCTCCTCTTACGGCATCTTTAATTCGGTTGTAG
- a CDS encoding U32 family peptidase, with product MSKLNIPELLAPAGSLDTLKAGVGAGADAVYLSGKKFGARQFARNFNLTEMEEAIEYAHLRGVKVYVTVNTLVKETELSTVGDYLLELYSLGADAVIVQDLGVARLAREIVPELDLHCSTQMTINNYQGVHWALDNGFKRVVLAREMHLENIEKAARKLKKKIELEVFAHGAICYSYSGQCLLSSFIGGRSGNRGMCAQPCRKNYQLIIAKADAYGKFEKIEKIPLKDHYLLSTRDLAIYSQLDRIVKAPVDSIKIEGRMKPPEYVANVVKVYREALDSLKKGEWKAEDEEILKLKMCFNRGLNNGWLLNNKKDTVMGRDNPGNRGLYLGTVTDYHKNLDEAIIHLVNRVNLQKGDGILFKDPRKTGPAANIWGTVLEYQPMIRKDKLFLKLHKSVQLGSQLFLTRRKSLVDAGEKMVKSPDLPRSIPLEVQIKWNKRFTPMVRVIASPPRLEEFIIELKSDFSMEKAEKRPLSRESIIKQLQKTGGTPFIINDIEMDYPGNLFTPVRNLNHLRREILEEVQQRIIETLKPPKEDVQSAKTRLHKWKLNYNSAKRMSGGELTTTESEYKKSKKKGLNLRKKWLENKELSNKELIDKEKTEEICDSLFDLAIYVNSIPSLKSALESGCRVIYFQPKIHEATAYNGKNGKSWKDFTCLKHSNDYKNYFEEIASYLKEASSLCNEYDAELIWKWPTITDEDFIKWAIRLLNRLTGTISGVDVAGLGALWSLKDDFGSLNLYGSAGLNIWNHMAIDELPSLNSVTLSPELSKDDLKKVINYSSFCGSEKIFSFIVQGNLEAVVSEDCLPCIIKEGEVLKRIKNTSYQSLGIKDPRNRIFPVELDENCRTHIFNSVELCLIDHIPPLLAMGVNRLIIDSRNKPPIYVKNILSLYQEALKLSILNVPDLEDRLNSCKKRVKKMSNGGITTGNFLRGVK from the coding sequence ATGTCCAAACTCAATATACCCGAACTTTTAGCCCCTGCAGGTTCCCTTGATACTCTGAAAGCAGGGGTGGGTGCTGGGGCAGATGCAGTTTACCTTTCAGGAAAAAAATTCGGCGCCAGGCAGTTCGCTCGTAATTTCAACCTAACTGAAATGGAAGAAGCCATAGAATACGCCCACCTGCGGGGAGTTAAGGTCTATGTTACTGTAAACACCCTTGTAAAGGAAACTGAACTATCCACAGTGGGTGATTATCTCCTTGAGCTTTACAGTTTAGGGGCAGATGCAGTGATTGTGCAGGATCTGGGTGTGGCCAGACTTGCCAGAGAAATCGTTCCAGAACTGGATCTGCACTGCTCTACCCAGATGACCATTAATAACTATCAAGGAGTTCATTGGGCTTTGGATAATGGTTTCAAACGAGTGGTGCTAGCCCGGGAAATGCACCTAGAAAATATTGAAAAAGCAGCTAGAAAGTTGAAAAAAAAGATAGAACTGGAAGTTTTTGCCCACGGAGCTATCTGTTATTCTTATTCAGGACAATGTCTTCTTTCATCATTTATTGGAGGTAGGAGTGGTAATAGGGGAATGTGTGCTCAACCATGCCGCAAAAACTATCAGTTAATCATTGCCAAGGCCGATGCATATGGGAAATTTGAGAAAATTGAAAAAATCCCCTTAAAAGATCATTATCTCCTTTCAACCAGGGATCTTGCTATCTACTCCCAACTAGACCGGATTGTAAAAGCTCCTGTGGATTCTATTAAAATTGAAGGGAGAATGAAGCCTCCGGAATATGTGGCTAATGTGGTTAAAGTATATCGAGAAGCACTAGACTCCCTTAAAAAAGGAGAATGGAAAGCTGAGGACGAAGAGATTTTGAAGCTTAAAATGTGCTTTAACAGGGGTTTAAACAATGGTTGGCTTCTCAATAATAAGAAGGATACAGTGATGGGAAGAGATAACCCTGGTAATAGAGGTTTGTACTTGGGAACAGTCACAGATTACCATAAAAACCTTGATGAGGCTATTATTCACCTGGTGAACCGGGTGAACCTTCAAAAGGGTGATGGGATTCTCTTTAAGGATCCGAGGAAAACAGGGCCTGCTGCTAATATATGGGGAACTGTACTTGAATACCAACCCATGATTAGGAAGGATAAATTATTTTTAAAACTTCACAAATCAGTTCAATTGGGAAGCCAGCTTTTCCTAACTAGGAGAAAATCCCTGGTGGATGCTGGGGAAAAAATGGTTAAAAGTCCTGATTTACCACGTAGTATTCCTCTGGAAGTTCAAATTAAGTGGAACAAAAGATTTACTCCAATGGTCAGAGTAATTGCATCACCACCCCGTCTTGAAGAGTTTATTATTGAACTGAAATCTGATTTTTCAATGGAAAAAGCTGAAAAAAGACCATTATCCCGTGAATCAATAATTAAACAGCTTCAAAAAACAGGTGGAACTCCATTCATAATCAATGATATTGAAATGGATTATCCTGGAAATTTGTTCACCCCAGTTCGTAATCTGAATCATCTGCGTAGAGAAATTCTGGAAGAGGTTCAACAGAGAATAATAGAAACATTAAAGCCACCTAAAGAAGATGTTCAATCTGCAAAAACACGCCTACACAAATGGAAACTGAATTACAATAGTGCTAAAAGAATGAGTGGTGGAGAATTAACCACAACAGAATCAGAGTATAAAAAATCAAAAAAGAAGGGGCTTAATTTAAGAAAGAAATGGCTTGAGAACAAAGAACTGAGTAATAAGGAATTGATAGATAAAGAAAAAACAGAGGAAATATGCGATTCGCTCTTTGATCTGGCCATTTATGTAAATTCTATTCCTTCTTTAAAATCTGCCCTGGAATCCGGGTGCAGAGTAATTTATTTCCAGCCAAAAATTCATGAGGCCACAGCATATAATGGTAAAAATGGGAAATCCTGGAAAGATTTTACTTGTTTAAAACATTCCAATGATTATAAAAATTATTTTGAAGAGATTGCATCATATTTAAAAGAGGCTTCTTCTCTTTGCAATGAATATGATGCTGAACTCATATGGAAATGGCCAACTATCACTGATGAGGATTTTATTAAATGGGCAATTCGTCTTTTGAATAGGTTAACAGGTACAATATCTGGAGTGGATGTGGCTGGATTGGGGGCACTATGGTCCTTAAAAGATGATTTTGGTTCTTTGAACTTGTACGGCTCTGCAGGATTAAACATATGGAACCATATGGCAATAGATGAACTGCCCTCTTTAAATAGTGTGACCTTATCACCAGAACTATCCAAGGATGATCTGAAAAAAGTAATCAACTATTCTTCGTTTTGTGGCTCTGAAAAGATTTTTTCATTTATAGTGCAGGGAAACTTGGAGGCAGTGGTGAGTGAAGACTGTCTTCCCTGTATAATTAAAGAGGGGGAGGTTTTAAAAAGAATTAAAAACACCAGCTACCAATCATTAGGAATAAAAGATCCGAGAAATAGGATCTTCCCAGTTGAACTTGATGAAAATTGCAGGACCCATATTTTCAATTCAGTTGAACTGTGTCT